In Capsicum annuum cultivar UCD-10X-F1 chromosome 8, UCD10Xv1.1, whole genome shotgun sequence, the genomic window ATTTGGTATCACTGCTTCGAAAGTGAGATAGGGAGActgtttcaaaaaaatttaagtaaCAATACAAATAGCATATAAAAGAAAGTAGCATTTAGGATTAAAGTTTTATCTTTGCAACTTCTACCTATTCAATAAATAAATCCAAGAAAAGAATAAATGAAAGAAGCGTTACAAATTGCAACTTTGCCTCTTTTAGCGGTAAAGATTGTCATCATTCTATTTCCCTACCTGTAAGTCCCGTACTTATTCAAGTACCATAACTCTCTTACTTAACTCACCATTTATAATTATTGCAAAGtgccaaaattattatttaaaaaatgttcaTTTTGCTTTAGTTGAGAAGTTGAAGTAAATAAATATAGCTGATTTCTTATCTTAATTTTGTCTTAGTTGAGGTCATTTTTTCGGTAAAGTCTTGCCTTTTTAGCCTCTTTGTCCCCTCTCTTTCCCACACTCCCCCACACACCCTATCCCGTAAAGATTTTTTTACTttgttaattttaaattcttGAATTTAACCTTGAAAATATTGATATCCAGAActtataatttttcttctcttatcccttttttttaaaaacaaaaaaagcaaaagaaaaaaaaacaattctAATACCACATTCAATTATTAAAATATGTAGTTATCTCATCTAAAAGCTTAGTATTTGAGATTGGAAGAACAAATAATTCTCATGGACGATCAAACTTATGATAAACATTGATatgcaaaaaaatattattaaaatattcaaCCTCAATATTTCTTTCAACTATAAATAGAGCTGTTTGAAATTCTTTCACTATACAATCATCCTATcacttttctctttctctctcaaaaccccttttgttgttttaatatttttcattctCATGGAGATTGATTCAACAAATCAAGAAAATGTTGGAGCTTCCACCAATTGGTGCGACAAGCTTAAAGattttccaagaaaattcaaaatgaaagtcgaaaaaattttcaagaacataAAGCAAATTGGCGAAGATGATCCACGAAAATTTTGGCATGCATTCAAAGTAGGAATAGCTTTGACGTTGGTCTCAATGTTTTACTACTCAAGACCAATGTATCAGAGCTTTGATGAACAAACAATGTGGATTGTGCTCACTGTGTTGGTTGCTTTTGAATTCACTGCAGGTGATTTTTTTTCTCTACATCAATCTTCTATTTTGATACACCTACAAATAAGATAGAAATGTTATTAATAAACATTTCTattgttaaataaagaaaaaatattgttcATCCTATTTTGCAAAAATTAGGGATAAGATCAAAATTTATGTTAATTGGATCGAATCTTAAAAAAATTGATAGCTCCAGATTATTTGAAGACATGATGAATATTGTTCTTAATTTCGTGTAGATATAtctattgatatttatttttcaggTGCCACTATATCAAAGAGTATGAACAGAGAATTTGGTACTGCACTAGCTGGTGCATTTGGTCTTGGAGCTAAATATTTAGCTGAATTGAGTGGGAAAGAAGGGCCAGATCCTATAATTCTTGGGATTTTGATTTTCATTGTAGGTATGAAAATGCTGCATTTATAAGAACATAAAGATGTGAAACTAAATGAAGTCAACATTTTTTTTCATACAcaaaatcactaaaatttattttatttaatgacaCTCACTTAAATATTAATTTCACACTAACTACATTctaatctatttttgaaaaatcttcaTTGGTATGAAGCTTCGAATTAAATAAGTACAACTCTAAAACAGTGGCAagtgaaatttcataaaaaaatatttcttggctAAAAAGCTTctcatttaaaattataataagaaatataagaaaaatgaaattttaagtaaataagttgaaaataaagatataggGTCACAGAAATTGAAACGAGTTTAAGGAATATAATTTTAACCCCTTTTTATTGATATCCTTGCAGGTACTTTAGGTACATTTACAAGATTTTACCCTCATATTAAGAAAAAGTATGACTATGGAACTGTGATATTTGTCTTGACTTTCAGCTTAGTCGTTGTCTCTAGTTATCGAATAGAAGATATACTTCAATTTGCTCAACGACGGATAACCACCATTCTTATTGGTGTCTCCACTGTCATGGTCATCTCCATGGTTGTCCATCCGGTGTGGGCGGGAGAAGACCTTGTTAAGCTTGTTAGTGTCAATCTTGAAAAGCTAGCAAACTCCTTAGAAGGTTTGTTttgagtttatttgatttttttcttttaagttgttcgaaaaaataatttactttttaatttaaagaatgtaaacacataattttatcccgtcaaaaatatttcttattccaatatcacacaatttaaccttatttttataatttttcgcAAGAAAATAAATATCCACCTCATCTtttagtcatttatgtatttatttttgtttttattttgttttatccaaataacaagtcataacaaactttgtCTCATTCTAATATTCCGACAACCCACCCAAGAAAAAATGAACACCTAACCTctacccctccaattaaaaaacaacacctcaccTCTCACCTAAACACCTCATACCCCTACCCTCACCCCTAACCCACGTGACCTTACTCTTTTTCTTGGCCACAAAGAAATACACAATATACATATACACTGACGGGGACCCAAATAGGGAAATAATTTCCATAGATAGAGAATATACACACAGAAATCCTCTCCCattcttgaacaacaacaacacagcAACACAAAATCCACCTTCTTCACTGACCCTCTAAAAGATTCCTCACACCAATCCTCCACTGTTTTTAATTTTTACTCTACACACACACTGAGAGATTGGAGTGAGAGACGAAGGGAGATCTATGAAAGAGTGAGAAATGTGAGAGAAAAACAATAAAGATCTGAGTTTGAGTGGGAGAGAGAAGAGAAAACCATGCGAGAGAGGGTGTAAAATATGAAAGCTGAAAAAAGAGGAGATCGGAGATAACAGTTTTGGCGAGCTCACGCCGAAAACTCGCCAGTAAATCACCAAAAACCCGACCCCGTCCCTTTTCTGGCGAACGCTTAACGAAAATCCATCAGAAACCGCTGGGAAACCACCGAACTGA contains:
- the LOC107860993 gene encoding aluminum-activated malate transporter 8, which codes for MEIDSTNQENVGASTNWCDKLKDFPRKFKMKVEKIFKNIKQIGEDDPRKFWHAFKVGIALTLVSMFYYSRPMYQSFDEQTMWIVLTVLVAFEFTAGATISKSMNREFGTALAGAFGLGAKYLAELSGKEGPDPIILGILIFIVGTLGTFTRFYPHIKKKYDYGTVIFVLTFSLVVVSSYRIEDILQFAQRRITTILIGVSTVMVISMVVHPVWAGEDLVKLVSVNLEKLANSLEGLF